The following proteins are encoded in a genomic region of Camarhynchus parvulus chromosome 4A, STF_HiC, whole genome shotgun sequence:
- the PHKA1 gene encoding phosphorylase b kinase regulatory subunit alpha, skeletal muscle isoform isoform X2 — translation MRSRSNSGVRLDGYGRLVQQTILRHQDAVTGLLPASADHQDAWVRDNVYSILAVWGLGLAYRKNADRDEDKAKAYELEQSVVKLMQGLLQCMMRQVDKVEAFKYSQSTRDCLHAKYNTHTCATVVGDHEWGHLQMDATSLYLLMLAQMTASGLHIIHSLDEVNFIQNLVFYIEAAYKTADFGIWERGDKTNQGITELNASSVGMAKAALEALDELDLFGAKGGPQSVIWVLSDEVQHCQSILHSMLPRASTSKEVDASVLSVISYPAFAVEDSELVKITKQEIITKLQGRYGCCRFLRDGYRTPKEDPKRLYYEPAELKLFENIECEWPLFWAYLMIDGIFSGNMEQVQEYREALEGVLIKGKNGVRLLPELYSVPPDKVDEEYRNPHTVDRIPMGKLPHMWGQSLYILGCLMAEGFLAPGEIDPLNRRFATVPKPDVVVQVCMLAETEGIKAILQKEGINVETVADVYPIRVQPARILSHIYARLGRNKQMCLTGRPYRHMGVLGTSKLYKIRKSIFTFTPQFIDQQQFYLALDNKMIVEMLRTDLSYLCSRWRMTGRPTITFPISHTMLDETSSSVHPTVLAMLQKLQDGYFGGARIQTGKLSEFLTTSCRTHLSFMDPGPEEDTDDEVAQYLDHLLQRTTPQSNLPPTTQRGGLSRFRAAVHTTRDLMSLASKAKDLHVQNVGMYVPSRIFQASQQSVKLLSSLHQHDLDSKSHALYAEMNLPRDEDGNVDCKALVDQLRICPTLQEQADILYMLHILKGPEWHTGLDSEPGPTIKELLTELYVRVGETRQWALIRYISGILKKKVEALDEACTDLLSHQKHLTVGLPPEPREKTISTPIPYEELVHLIDEASEKNLSVSILTQEIMVYLAMYIRTQPALFAEMFRIRIGLIIQVMATELAHSLRCSAGEATENLMNLSPSDMKSLLYHILSGKEFGVERSVRSVDSSLTTAVSICDMGAVGTTRPERTGLVRLKSEIKQQLDKRRQSLPGSKSAGHTELLGKDSFSRMLEDQGTTDSRQGQWQRRRRLDGALNRVPVGFYQKVWKVLQKCHGLSVEGFVLPSSTTREMTPGEMKFAVHVESVLNRVPQPEYRQLLVEAILVLTMLVDMEVHTIGGIIAVEKILHIANDLFYEEQKALGADEHMLERDPSTGICSLLYDSAPSGRFGTMTYLSKSVALYVYDFLPTDGCSMQ, via the exons ATGAGGAGCCGGAGCAACTCGGGCGTACGTCTGGACGGCTACGGGCGCCTGGTGCAGCAGACCATCCTCCGCCACCAG GACGCGGTGACGGGGCTGCTCCCCGCCAGCGCCGACCACCAGGACGCCTGGGTCCGGGACAACGTGTACAGCATCTTGGCGGTGTGGGGTCTTGGCCTAGCCTACCGCAAGAATGCCGACCGCGACGAGGACAAGGCCAAGGCCTACGAGCTGGAGCAG AGCGTGGTGAAGCTgatgcaggggctgctccagtgcATGATGAGACAG GTGGACAAGGTAGAGGCCTTCAAGTACAGTCAGAGCACCAGGGACTGCCTGCATGCCAAGTATAACACCCACACCTGTGCCACCGTGGTAGGAGACCACGAATGGGGTCACCTACAGATGGATGCTACCTCCCTGTACCTCCTCATGCTTGCACAAATGACGGCCTCAG GCCTTCACATAATTCACAGCTTGGATGAAGTCAACTTTATCCAGAACCTTGTGTTCTACATCGAAGCTGCCTACAAAACTGCG GACTTTGGCATATGGGAGCGTGGTGACAAGACAAACCAGGGCATCACTGAGTTGAATGCCAGTTCTGTTGGCATGGCCAAG gctgccctggaggcaCTGGATGAGCTGGATCTCTTTGGAGCCAAGGGAGGCCCGCAGTCAGTGATATGGGTGCTGTCAGATGaagtgcagcactgccag TCAATCCTCCACTCAATGCTGCCCAGGGCCTCCACATCCAAGGAGGTGGATGCCAGTGTGCTCTCTGTCATCTCCTACCCGGCATTTGCTGTGGAGGACAGCGAGCTGGTAAAAATCACCAAGCAGGAGATTATCACCAAGCTGCAG GGCCGCTATGGCTGCTGCCGCTTCCTCCGGGACGGATACAGGACTCCCAAAGAG GACCCCAAACGCCTCTACTATGAACCTGCTGAGCTGAAGCTGTTTGAGAACATTGAGTGTGAGTGGCCTCTCTTCTGGGCATACTTGATGATTGATGGGATTTTCAGTGGAAACATGGAGCAG GTGCAGGAGTACCGGGAAGCTCTTGAAGGGGTTCTTATCAAGGGGAAGAATGGGGTACgcctgctgccagagctctACAGTGTCCCACCAGATAAG GTGGATGAAGAATACAGGAATCCACACACTGTGGATAGGATACCCATGGGCAAGCTGCCACACATGTGGGGACAGTCCCTCTACATCCTGGGTTGTCTGATGGCTGAG GGGTTTCTAGCTCCTGGTGAAATAGATCCCCTCAACCGCCGTTTTGCGACTGTCCCTAAACCTGATGTGGTGGTCCAAG TGTGTATGCTGGCTGAAACAGAGGGGATCAAGGCAATCCTGCAGAAGGAAGGCATTAACGTGGAGACTGTGGCAGACGTCTACCCCATCAGAGTGCAGCCTGCTCGCATCCTCAGCCACATCTATGCCCGGCTGG gCCGCAACAAGCAGATGTGCCTTACTGGACGGCCCTACCGGCATATGGGTGTCCTTGGGACCTCCAAGCTCTACAAAATCAGGAAGAGCATCTTTACCTTTACCCCACAG TTCATAGACCAGCAGCAGTTCTACCTGGCTCTTGACAACAAGATGATTGTGGAGATGCTGAGGACGGACCTCTCCTACCTGTGCAGCCGGTGGAGGATGACTGGGCGACCAACCATCACCTTCCCCATCTCCCACACCATGCTCG ATGAAACCAGCAGCAGTGTGCATCCCACGGTGCTGGCaatgctgcagaagctgcaggatgGGTATTTCGGTGGTGCAAG AATTCAGACTGGTAAATTGTCGGAGTTCCTGACAACATCATGCCGAACGCACCTCAGCTTTATGGACCCTGGGCCAGAGG AGGACACCGACGATGAGGTTGCTCAGTATCTGGATCACCTGCTACAGCGCACGACTCCGCAGTCAAACCTGCCTCCGACCACCCAGCGGGGAGGGCTGAGCCGCTTCAGGGCTGCTGTCCACACCACCCGTGACCTCATGTCCCTGGCATCCAAGGCCAAGGACCTGCATGTCCAGA atgtTGGGATGTATGTCCCCAGCAGGATCTTCCAGGCATCGCAGCAGTCAGTTAAGCTTCTGAGTTCACTCCACCAGCATGACTTGGATAGCAAG AGCCACGCACTCTATGCAGAGATGAACTTGCCACGGGATGAGGATGGCAACGTGGACTGCAAGGCACTGGTGGACCAGCTGCGCATCTGCCCCACACTGCAGGAACAAGCAGACATCCTTTACATGCTCCACATCCTCAA GGGACCCGAGTGGCACACAGGGCTTGATAGTGAGCCTGGCCCCACCATCAAGGAGCTCCTCACTGAGTTGTATGTGCGGGTGGGGGAAACACGCCAGTGGGCCCTGATTCGCTACATCTCTGGTATCCTCAAGAAGAAAGTTGAAGCTCTGGATGAG GCCTGTACTGACCTCCTGTCTCACCAGAAACACTTGACAGTGGGGCTGCCCCCAGAGCCACGTGAGAAGACAATCTCCAC CCCGATCCCCTATGAGGAACTTGTTCATCTTATTGATGAAGCCAGTGAGAAGAACCTTAGTGTGTCTATCCTCACCCAG GAGATCATGGTGTACTTAGCCATGTACATACGCACGCAGCCTGCACTGTTTGCTGAGATGTTCCGCATCCGCATTGGGCTTATCATCCAGGTGATGGCAACAGAGCTGGCACACTCCCTGCGTTGTTCAG CTGGAGAAGCCACGGAGAACCTGATGAATCTCAGCCCATCAGACATGAAGAGTCTCCTCTACCACATCCTTTCTGGCAAGGAGTTTGGGGTGGAAAGAAGCG TGCGTTCAGTGGACTCGTCGCTCACTACTGCTGTCTCCATCTGTGACATGGGAGCTGTCGGGACCACCAGGCCTGAGCGCACTGGCCTCGTCAGGCTGAAAAGTGAAATCAAACAG CAATTGGATAAACGTAGGCAGTCTCTGCCTGGGAGTAAG tctgctgggcacacagagctgctgggcaaggACTCCTTTTCAAGGATGCTAGAAGACCAGGGCACTACAGACAGCCGGCAGGGCCAGTGGCAGCGGAGGCGCCGGCTGGATGGGGCCCTTAACCGTGTTCCTGTGGGCTTCTACCAGAAGGTCTGGAAAGTCCTGCAGAAG TGCCATGGTCTCTCTGTGGAGGGCTTTGTTCTTCCCTCCTCAACAACCAGAGAG ATGACCCCAGGGGAAATGAAGTTTGCTGTGCATGTGGAATCTGTCCTCAACCGTGTGCCCCAGCCAGAGtacaggcagctgctggtggaagCTATCTTAGTGCTCACCATGCTGGTGGACATGGAAGTGCACACCATTGGTGGCATCATAGCTGTGGAAAAGATCTTGCACATAGCAAATGACCTCTTCTATGAGGAGCAG AAAGCCCTGGGTGCTGATGAGCACATGCTGGAGAGGGATCCTTCGACAGGCATCTGCAGCCTGCTGTATGACAGTGCACCAAGCGGCCGGTTTGGCACCATGACCTACCTGTCCAAGTCGGTGGCCTTGTATGTGTACGACTTTCTGCCCACAGATGGCTGCTCCATGCAGTAG
- the PHKA1 gene encoding phosphorylase b kinase regulatory subunit alpha, skeletal muscle isoform isoform X4, giving the protein MRSRSNSGVRLDGYGRLVQQTILRHQDAVTGLLPASADHQDAWVRDNVYSILAVWGLGLAYRKNADRDEDKAKAYELEQSVVKLMQGLLQCMMRQVDKVEAFKYSQSTRDCLHAKYNTHTCATVVGDHEWGHLQMDATSLYLLMLAQMTASGLHIIHSLDEVNFIQNLVFYIEAAYKTADFGIWERGDKTNQGITELNASSVGMAKAALEALDELDLFGAKGGPQSVIWVLSDEVQHCQSILHSMLPRASTSKEVDASVLSVISYPAFAVEDSELVKITKQEIITKLQGRYGCCRFLRDGYRTPKEDPKRLYYEPAELKLFENIECEWPLFWAYLMIDGIFSGNMEQVQEYREALEGVLIKGKNGVRLLPELYSVPPDKVDEEYRNPHTVDRIPMGKLPHMWGQSLYILGCLMAEGFLAPGEIDPLNRRFATVPKPDVVVQVCMLAETEGIKAILQKEGINVETVADVYPIRVQPARILSHIYARLGRNKQMCLTGRPYRHMGVLGTSKLYKIRKSIFTFTPQFIDQQQFYLALDNKMIVEMLRTDLSYLCSRWRMTGRPTITFPISHTMLDETSSSVHPTVLAMLQKLQDGYFGGARIQTGKLSEFLTTSCRTHLSFMDPGPEEDTDDEVAQYLDHLLQRTTPQSNLPPTTQRGGLSRFRAAVHTTRDLMSLASKAKDLHVQNVGMYVPSRIFQASQQSVKLLSSLHQHDLDSKSHALYAEMNLPRDEDGNVDCKALVDQLRICPTLQEQADILYMLHILKGPEWHTGLDSEPGPTIKELLTELYVRVGETRQWALIRYISGILKKKVEALDEACTDLLSHQKHLTVGLPPEPREKTISTPIPYEELVHLIDEASEKNLSVSILTQEIMVYLAMYIRTQPALFAEMFRIRIGLIIQVMATELAHSLRCSAGEATENLMNLSPSDMKSLLYHILSGKEFGVERSVRSVDSSLTTAVSICDMGAVGTTRPERTGLVRLKSEIKQSAGHTELLGKDSFSRMLEDQGTTDSRQGQWQRRRRLDGALNRVPVGFYQKVWKVLQKCHGLSVEGFVLPSSTTREMTPGEMKFAVHVESVLNRVPQPEYRQLLVEAILVLTMLVDMEVHTIGGIIAVEKILHIANDLFYEEQKALGADEHMLERDPSTGICSLLYDSAPSGRFGTMTYLSKSVALYVYDFLPTDGCSMQ; this is encoded by the exons ATGAGGAGCCGGAGCAACTCGGGCGTACGTCTGGACGGCTACGGGCGCCTGGTGCAGCAGACCATCCTCCGCCACCAG GACGCGGTGACGGGGCTGCTCCCCGCCAGCGCCGACCACCAGGACGCCTGGGTCCGGGACAACGTGTACAGCATCTTGGCGGTGTGGGGTCTTGGCCTAGCCTACCGCAAGAATGCCGACCGCGACGAGGACAAGGCCAAGGCCTACGAGCTGGAGCAG AGCGTGGTGAAGCTgatgcaggggctgctccagtgcATGATGAGACAG GTGGACAAGGTAGAGGCCTTCAAGTACAGTCAGAGCACCAGGGACTGCCTGCATGCCAAGTATAACACCCACACCTGTGCCACCGTGGTAGGAGACCACGAATGGGGTCACCTACAGATGGATGCTACCTCCCTGTACCTCCTCATGCTTGCACAAATGACGGCCTCAG GCCTTCACATAATTCACAGCTTGGATGAAGTCAACTTTATCCAGAACCTTGTGTTCTACATCGAAGCTGCCTACAAAACTGCG GACTTTGGCATATGGGAGCGTGGTGACAAGACAAACCAGGGCATCACTGAGTTGAATGCCAGTTCTGTTGGCATGGCCAAG gctgccctggaggcaCTGGATGAGCTGGATCTCTTTGGAGCCAAGGGAGGCCCGCAGTCAGTGATATGGGTGCTGTCAGATGaagtgcagcactgccag TCAATCCTCCACTCAATGCTGCCCAGGGCCTCCACATCCAAGGAGGTGGATGCCAGTGTGCTCTCTGTCATCTCCTACCCGGCATTTGCTGTGGAGGACAGCGAGCTGGTAAAAATCACCAAGCAGGAGATTATCACCAAGCTGCAG GGCCGCTATGGCTGCTGCCGCTTCCTCCGGGACGGATACAGGACTCCCAAAGAG GACCCCAAACGCCTCTACTATGAACCTGCTGAGCTGAAGCTGTTTGAGAACATTGAGTGTGAGTGGCCTCTCTTCTGGGCATACTTGATGATTGATGGGATTTTCAGTGGAAACATGGAGCAG GTGCAGGAGTACCGGGAAGCTCTTGAAGGGGTTCTTATCAAGGGGAAGAATGGGGTACgcctgctgccagagctctACAGTGTCCCACCAGATAAG GTGGATGAAGAATACAGGAATCCACACACTGTGGATAGGATACCCATGGGCAAGCTGCCACACATGTGGGGACAGTCCCTCTACATCCTGGGTTGTCTGATGGCTGAG GGGTTTCTAGCTCCTGGTGAAATAGATCCCCTCAACCGCCGTTTTGCGACTGTCCCTAAACCTGATGTGGTGGTCCAAG TGTGTATGCTGGCTGAAACAGAGGGGATCAAGGCAATCCTGCAGAAGGAAGGCATTAACGTGGAGACTGTGGCAGACGTCTACCCCATCAGAGTGCAGCCTGCTCGCATCCTCAGCCACATCTATGCCCGGCTGG gCCGCAACAAGCAGATGTGCCTTACTGGACGGCCCTACCGGCATATGGGTGTCCTTGGGACCTCCAAGCTCTACAAAATCAGGAAGAGCATCTTTACCTTTACCCCACAG TTCATAGACCAGCAGCAGTTCTACCTGGCTCTTGACAACAAGATGATTGTGGAGATGCTGAGGACGGACCTCTCCTACCTGTGCAGCCGGTGGAGGATGACTGGGCGACCAACCATCACCTTCCCCATCTCCCACACCATGCTCG ATGAAACCAGCAGCAGTGTGCATCCCACGGTGCTGGCaatgctgcagaagctgcaggatgGGTATTTCGGTGGTGCAAG AATTCAGACTGGTAAATTGTCGGAGTTCCTGACAACATCATGCCGAACGCACCTCAGCTTTATGGACCCTGGGCCAGAGG AGGACACCGACGATGAGGTTGCTCAGTATCTGGATCACCTGCTACAGCGCACGACTCCGCAGTCAAACCTGCCTCCGACCACCCAGCGGGGAGGGCTGAGCCGCTTCAGGGCTGCTGTCCACACCACCCGTGACCTCATGTCCCTGGCATCCAAGGCCAAGGACCTGCATGTCCAGA atgtTGGGATGTATGTCCCCAGCAGGATCTTCCAGGCATCGCAGCAGTCAGTTAAGCTTCTGAGTTCACTCCACCAGCATGACTTGGATAGCAAG AGCCACGCACTCTATGCAGAGATGAACTTGCCACGGGATGAGGATGGCAACGTGGACTGCAAGGCACTGGTGGACCAGCTGCGCATCTGCCCCACACTGCAGGAACAAGCAGACATCCTTTACATGCTCCACATCCTCAA GGGACCCGAGTGGCACACAGGGCTTGATAGTGAGCCTGGCCCCACCATCAAGGAGCTCCTCACTGAGTTGTATGTGCGGGTGGGGGAAACACGCCAGTGGGCCCTGATTCGCTACATCTCTGGTATCCTCAAGAAGAAAGTTGAAGCTCTGGATGAG GCCTGTACTGACCTCCTGTCTCACCAGAAACACTTGACAGTGGGGCTGCCCCCAGAGCCACGTGAGAAGACAATCTCCAC CCCGATCCCCTATGAGGAACTTGTTCATCTTATTGATGAAGCCAGTGAGAAGAACCTTAGTGTGTCTATCCTCACCCAG GAGATCATGGTGTACTTAGCCATGTACATACGCACGCAGCCTGCACTGTTTGCTGAGATGTTCCGCATCCGCATTGGGCTTATCATCCAGGTGATGGCAACAGAGCTGGCACACTCCCTGCGTTGTTCAG CTGGAGAAGCCACGGAGAACCTGATGAATCTCAGCCCATCAGACATGAAGAGTCTCCTCTACCACATCCTTTCTGGCAAGGAGTTTGGGGTGGAAAGAAGCG TGCGTTCAGTGGACTCGTCGCTCACTACTGCTGTCTCCATCTGTGACATGGGAGCTGTCGGGACCACCAGGCCTGAGCGCACTGGCCTCGTCAGGCTGAAAAGTGAAATCAAACAG tctgctgggcacacagagctgctgggcaaggACTCCTTTTCAAGGATGCTAGAAGACCAGGGCACTACAGACAGCCGGCAGGGCCAGTGGCAGCGGAGGCGCCGGCTGGATGGGGCCCTTAACCGTGTTCCTGTGGGCTTCTACCAGAAGGTCTGGAAAGTCCTGCAGAAG TGCCATGGTCTCTCTGTGGAGGGCTTTGTTCTTCCCTCCTCAACAACCAGAGAG ATGACCCCAGGGGAAATGAAGTTTGCTGTGCATGTGGAATCTGTCCTCAACCGTGTGCCCCAGCCAGAGtacaggcagctgctggtggaagCTATCTTAGTGCTCACCATGCTGGTGGACATGGAAGTGCACACCATTGGTGGCATCATAGCTGTGGAAAAGATCTTGCACATAGCAAATGACCTCTTCTATGAGGAGCAG AAAGCCCTGGGTGCTGATGAGCACATGCTGGAGAGGGATCCTTCGACAGGCATCTGCAGCCTGCTGTATGACAGTGCACCAAGCGGCCGGTTTGGCACCATGACCTACCTGTCCAAGTCGGTGGCCTTGTATGTGTACGACTTTCTGCCCACAGATGGCTGCTCCATGCAGTAG
- the PHKA1 gene encoding phosphorylase b kinase regulatory subunit alpha, skeletal muscle isoform isoform X1, whose product MRIRPRAPARPAGRWTREFFVNGASPPQDAVTGLLPASADHQDAWVRDNVYSILAVWGLGLAYRKNADRDEDKAKAYELEQSVVKLMQGLLQCMMRQVDKVEAFKYSQSTRDCLHAKYNTHTCATVVGDHEWGHLQMDATSLYLLMLAQMTASGLHIIHSLDEVNFIQNLVFYIEAAYKTADFGIWERGDKTNQGITELNASSVGMAKAALEALDELDLFGAKGGPQSVIWVLSDEVQHCQSILHSMLPRASTSKEVDASVLSVISYPAFAVEDSELVKITKQEIITKLQGRYGCCRFLRDGYRTPKEDPKRLYYEPAELKLFENIECEWPLFWAYLMIDGIFSGNMEQVQEYREALEGVLIKGKNGVRLLPELYSVPPDKVDEEYRNPHTVDRIPMGKLPHMWGQSLYILGCLMAEGFLAPGEIDPLNRRFATVPKPDVVVQVCMLAETEGIKAILQKEGINVETVADVYPIRVQPARILSHIYARLGRNKQMCLTGRPYRHMGVLGTSKLYKIRKSIFTFTPQFIDQQQFYLALDNKMIVEMLRTDLSYLCSRWRMTGRPTITFPISHTMLDETSSSVHPTVLAMLQKLQDGYFGGARIQTGKLSEFLTTSCRTHLSFMDPGPEEDTDDEVAQYLDHLLQRTTPQSNLPPTTQRGGLSRFRAAVHTTRDLMSLASKAKDLHVQNVGMYVPSRIFQASQQSVKLLSSLHQHDLDSKSHALYAEMNLPRDEDGNVDCKALVDQLRICPTLQEQADILYMLHILKGPEWHTGLDSEPGPTIKELLTELYVRVGETRQWALIRYISGILKKKVEALDEACTDLLSHQKHLTVGLPPEPREKTISTPIPYEELVHLIDEASEKNLSVSILTQEIMVYLAMYIRTQPALFAEMFRIRIGLIIQVMATELAHSLRCSAGEATENLMNLSPSDMKSLLYHILSGKEFGVERSVRSVDSSLTTAVSICDMGAVGTTRPERTGLVRLKSEIKQQLDKRRQSLPGSKSAGHTELLGKDSFSRMLEDQGTTDSRQGQWQRRRRLDGALNRVPVGFYQKVWKVLQKCHGLSVEGFVLPSSTTREMTPGEMKFAVHVESVLNRVPQPEYRQLLVEAILVLTMLVDMEVHTIGGIIAVEKILHIANDLFYEEQKALGADEHMLERDPSTGICSLLYDSAPSGRFGTMTYLSKSVALYVYDFLPTDGCSMQ is encoded by the exons ATGAGGATCAGACCCAGGGCCCCGGCGCGCCCCGCCGGCCGCTGGACCAGGGAGTTCTTTGTGAACGGTGCGTCCCCTCCGCAGGACGCGGTGACGGGGCTGCTCCCCGCCAGCGCCGACCACCAGGACGCCTGGGTCCGGGACAACGTGTACAGCATCTTGGCGGTGTGGGGTCTTGGCCTAGCCTACCGCAAGAATGCCGACCGCGACGAGGACAAGGCCAAGGCCTACGAGCTGGAGCAG AGCGTGGTGAAGCTgatgcaggggctgctccagtgcATGATGAGACAG GTGGACAAGGTAGAGGCCTTCAAGTACAGTCAGAGCACCAGGGACTGCCTGCATGCCAAGTATAACACCCACACCTGTGCCACCGTGGTAGGAGACCACGAATGGGGTCACCTACAGATGGATGCTACCTCCCTGTACCTCCTCATGCTTGCACAAATGACGGCCTCAG GCCTTCACATAATTCACAGCTTGGATGAAGTCAACTTTATCCAGAACCTTGTGTTCTACATCGAAGCTGCCTACAAAACTGCG GACTTTGGCATATGGGAGCGTGGTGACAAGACAAACCAGGGCATCACTGAGTTGAATGCCAGTTCTGTTGGCATGGCCAAG gctgccctggaggcaCTGGATGAGCTGGATCTCTTTGGAGCCAAGGGAGGCCCGCAGTCAGTGATATGGGTGCTGTCAGATGaagtgcagcactgccag TCAATCCTCCACTCAATGCTGCCCAGGGCCTCCACATCCAAGGAGGTGGATGCCAGTGTGCTCTCTGTCATCTCCTACCCGGCATTTGCTGTGGAGGACAGCGAGCTGGTAAAAATCACCAAGCAGGAGATTATCACCAAGCTGCAG GGCCGCTATGGCTGCTGCCGCTTCCTCCGGGACGGATACAGGACTCCCAAAGAG GACCCCAAACGCCTCTACTATGAACCTGCTGAGCTGAAGCTGTTTGAGAACATTGAGTGTGAGTGGCCTCTCTTCTGGGCATACTTGATGATTGATGGGATTTTCAGTGGAAACATGGAGCAG GTGCAGGAGTACCGGGAAGCTCTTGAAGGGGTTCTTATCAAGGGGAAGAATGGGGTACgcctgctgccagagctctACAGTGTCCCACCAGATAAG GTGGATGAAGAATACAGGAATCCACACACTGTGGATAGGATACCCATGGGCAAGCTGCCACACATGTGGGGACAGTCCCTCTACATCCTGGGTTGTCTGATGGCTGAG GGGTTTCTAGCTCCTGGTGAAATAGATCCCCTCAACCGCCGTTTTGCGACTGTCCCTAAACCTGATGTGGTGGTCCAAG TGTGTATGCTGGCTGAAACAGAGGGGATCAAGGCAATCCTGCAGAAGGAAGGCATTAACGTGGAGACTGTGGCAGACGTCTACCCCATCAGAGTGCAGCCTGCTCGCATCCTCAGCCACATCTATGCCCGGCTGG gCCGCAACAAGCAGATGTGCCTTACTGGACGGCCCTACCGGCATATGGGTGTCCTTGGGACCTCCAAGCTCTACAAAATCAGGAAGAGCATCTTTACCTTTACCCCACAG TTCATAGACCAGCAGCAGTTCTACCTGGCTCTTGACAACAAGATGATTGTGGAGATGCTGAGGACGGACCTCTCCTACCTGTGCAGCCGGTGGAGGATGACTGGGCGACCAACCATCACCTTCCCCATCTCCCACACCATGCTCG ATGAAACCAGCAGCAGTGTGCATCCCACGGTGCTGGCaatgctgcagaagctgcaggatgGGTATTTCGGTGGTGCAAG AATTCAGACTGGTAAATTGTCGGAGTTCCTGACAACATCATGCCGAACGCACCTCAGCTTTATGGACCCTGGGCCAGAGG AGGACACCGACGATGAGGTTGCTCAGTATCTGGATCACCTGCTACAGCGCACGACTCCGCAGTCAAACCTGCCTCCGACCACCCAGCGGGGAGGGCTGAGCCGCTTCAGGGCTGCTGTCCACACCACCCGTGACCTCATGTCCCTGGCATCCAAGGCCAAGGACCTGCATGTCCAGA atgtTGGGATGTATGTCCCCAGCAGGATCTTCCAGGCATCGCAGCAGTCAGTTAAGCTTCTGAGTTCACTCCACCAGCATGACTTGGATAGCAAG AGCCACGCACTCTATGCAGAGATGAACTTGCCACGGGATGAGGATGGCAACGTGGACTGCAAGGCACTGGTGGACCAGCTGCGCATCTGCCCCACACTGCAGGAACAAGCAGACATCCTTTACATGCTCCACATCCTCAA GGGACCCGAGTGGCACACAGGGCTTGATAGTGAGCCTGGCCCCACCATCAAGGAGCTCCTCACTGAGTTGTATGTGCGGGTGGGGGAAACACGCCAGTGGGCCCTGATTCGCTACATCTCTGGTATCCTCAAGAAGAAAGTTGAAGCTCTGGATGAG GCCTGTACTGACCTCCTGTCTCACCAGAAACACTTGACAGTGGGGCTGCCCCCAGAGCCACGTGAGAAGACAATCTCCAC CCCGATCCCCTATGAGGAACTTGTTCATCTTATTGATGAAGCCAGTGAGAAGAACCTTAGTGTGTCTATCCTCACCCAG GAGATCATGGTGTACTTAGCCATGTACATACGCACGCAGCCTGCACTGTTTGCTGAGATGTTCCGCATCCGCATTGGGCTTATCATCCAGGTGATGGCAACAGAGCTGGCACACTCCCTGCGTTGTTCAG CTGGAGAAGCCACGGAGAACCTGATGAATCTCAGCCCATCAGACATGAAGAGTCTCCTCTACCACATCCTTTCTGGCAAGGAGTTTGGGGTGGAAAGAAGCG TGCGTTCAGTGGACTCGTCGCTCACTACTGCTGTCTCCATCTGTGACATGGGAGCTGTCGGGACCACCAGGCCTGAGCGCACTGGCCTCGTCAGGCTGAAAAGTGAAATCAAACAG CAATTGGATAAACGTAGGCAGTCTCTGCCTGGGAGTAAG tctgctgggcacacagagctgctgggcaaggACTCCTTTTCAAGGATGCTAGAAGACCAGGGCACTACAGACAGCCGGCAGGGCCAGTGGCAGCGGAGGCGCCGGCTGGATGGGGCCCTTAACCGTGTTCCTGTGGGCTTCTACCAGAAGGTCTGGAAAGTCCTGCAGAAG TGCCATGGTCTCTCTGTGGAGGGCTTTGTTCTTCCCTCCTCAACAACCAGAGAG ATGACCCCAGGGGAAATGAAGTTTGCTGTGCATGTGGAATCTGTCCTCAACCGTGTGCCCCAGCCAGAGtacaggcagctgctggtggaagCTATCTTAGTGCTCACCATGCTGGTGGACATGGAAGTGCACACCATTGGTGGCATCATAGCTGTGGAAAAGATCTTGCACATAGCAAATGACCTCTTCTATGAGGAGCAG AAAGCCCTGGGTGCTGATGAGCACATGCTGGAGAGGGATCCTTCGACAGGCATCTGCAGCCTGCTGTATGACAGTGCACCAAGCGGCCGGTTTGGCACCATGACCTACCTGTCCAAGTCGGTGGCCTTGTATGTGTACGACTTTCTGCCCACAGATGGCTGCTCCATGCAGTAG